GCCTTCATCAGAGCCCGACAAAACCTCCTCAACAGGACAGggagcacacacaaacaacacagaaGCTGACTTGTTTCACCTTATCTATTTTACAGTcaacactgccctctagtggtatCAGGTATGAGTCCCCACTATAACCAatggatgtattttttgtatatacaATATGCAGTCTGCAATCTAGAGATCAGATTATATGTTTCTAATATAAAATGTAGCTTATTCTGGCAGGTCAGATGGTGCATGGATTTCAAGCCGTGCACATCTTTCTAACTTTGTTTCGTCGTTGCGCTTGTCCCCCGCACTGACCTTTGTGTAGCTGTTTGCTTTGGCAGATGTTAAAGTGGATTTGCATGTCTTGTGGTACCAAAAAGGCTGAGCTTATATAAACAGAAAGAGTAGTGGCCCAGTGTCCAAGGACATcaggcaaaaacaaaacacatttaggaAGACATTTCAGCAATGATGTCAATGGGCCTTTACAGTGCATATGTTGCCATACCTGTACAATGTAcacatattgtacattttacacAGATGatcaagaagaaagaaaaaacaactgGATCCCAACCATATTAAGATCCTGTGCCAACACACATCCTGCCAGAGATGCTGCCTCTGTAATAATGAGCCGCAGCCTGGTATAAATCAAACTGTGTCATCCATTTGATCTGAACAAATGTTGTTTCcagaggtttccactgtgtttttgaccagaaaagtgcattagaagcaagttgaaaaaaacaaaaacgatacACCCCCCTTACGTTTTGGTCAAAAATCAcacaattcaaactctggcattttatgccatttttgggtgcttctttGTCGTGAGTCATCTTCTTCAAAGTTAATATGTGCTCAAACATGAATGCATTTCATTTTACTGTGCGGTTTTACTATTTTACACGTGGCAAACTGTCAAAGACTGCAAATATAAATAGTTATAAATATATGTGCAGTAGGAAAACTCTTTTTACAGCACCTTGCGAAGTAGGTACATTACTGGAAATACATGATCTCTAATGTTCATAACGAGAACATCCCTTTTCTGTAAATTACAAcaacaatagtaaaaataaatcgctatcattagctgacagcCAACATAActagtgcatgtgtgcatgttacATCAGGCATAGTCAAACAGGACAAGGGTAGGCTATGATGCTAGCAGTACATTTGAACATGAGCACCCTGCAGGCAGGAGGAGGAATCTGTTGCAATCAGTCCCTTTAAGTCTGGCTCGAAACGCAGTCTTTGCATAAGAGCAAGTCATAAGCACTTCATAAGAAAGTCCTTATAGTGGCCTACAAGAAGAACTACACAACGTTTGTGCACCTCTGAGTGAACTGACAACACAAAGTTGTGCTATTTATCCTTTCACTTTACTGCATTAATGCAAATTCCATGCCACCAATGCAGATCCATCCCACATTGCTGTCTCAGGGCTTCTGACTAATTCACTGCATCTGTCAGCATCTGCCGTTCATCAATCTGAACTAACCTGTCCCCTCAGAGCCATTACTGAACACTCACCCCCAAAAGAATGAACAACCACGTCCAACCTATTTGCGTGGCTTTGCATTGATTTGTTTGACAGGTGACAAGCAGCTGCACAATTTGCATCCTGCCTTGCCTTGGAGACAGTCTTGAGTCTTCTTAAAGTAAATCCAGGCATCTGTTTAATTCTTTTGATTGCTTCCTTCAAAGCGCAAGTGTAGAAATATTGCATATATGACGTATACATGACGTTATCTGACAACATGTAGTACAGTACTTCAGATCATACTGCATGTCTGGAAGAAATCACTTGCTATGAAATGTCCATTTTGATTTACCTTTAAATTGCCAAATGTGATCCCTTGTCCTAAAGGCACCTATCCTGATCAAATGCTTTACATCAATCATattgttttagtttttcatAAACCATGCCACTTATCAGTCAGCAGATCAGCAGGAAATTATCTtgtaaaaacatgacatttgaaACAAAGTGTGAGGTAATATAGGAGAATTACCACTATTAATACTAGTACAGTCAATCACAAGTCAACAAGTTATGAGAATgacacaaatattaattttcacaAAGTCGACTGCTTCAATTTTTATGATTACAATTTGCATATACTCTAGAATGTTATGAAAAGTGATAAGGGGAATGGCAATTAATTGCAAATTACTTCTTTGTCATgaaagttaataaaaaaaattaaaaaaaacatttccagtgCATTTCAgtcctgccacaaaaggacctgCTGATATTATGTTAGTGATTCTCTGGTTTTAATATAGGTAGTATTGACAAGTAATGACACCCTGATTAAGTGTGAATGACGGATTGGGGGTTggtactttgtttttcctctgttaaTCATGATTACCTGCAAGCAAGCACATGCAGTCATTATTGCTTAGCACAAAAAGGGCTTCACCAGCAAGGATATTTCTGCTTCTCACCAAGAATAACATCAGGGACAGACTGGTATTCAGTAAAAGACACAGGTATTGAACTCCTGAAGACTGGGGTAAAACCATTTTCTCTTATGAAGCCCCTTTCTGATTTGGAATGATCTGAAATGTTTAGAAGCCACCAATCCACCATGTagtggtaaaaataaaaatagtaatgaTTGCTCAAGCAGCCATCTTTGAGTTAGAAAAATCTGTCCTTGCAATGTTCAACTCTGCTGGACTGCTTAACCGACCGAAAGCAGACAGGTGAAACATTAACTTTTGTTCTGCAGACAAGATGCTTCTTTATTAGTGGAAACCGTTAACACTGAATGTGTGTCTGTGCacgggcgtgtgtgtgtatgtgtccagATGTCGCTCTAATGGAGAAGAGGTGTTTAGTCATCACACAAGCGACCCATAAATCACAACCCGGCTGATACTGGCCCTggctgaccaatcagagaaagAGCAGTGAATAGGGATGCTCTCTACCTTTGAGCACCATCCAGTTATCACTAGACACAGATTTACACAAGAGCAACActtttaaaactaaaatatatatactaagtATCAACCTTGAGATTTTTTGGTCTGGCTCAGCAATAATGGCCCCACTTTACTCGGAAGTATTTCTCCAAAGCCTCTGATGTTGTTAAGGCTTTTCCCCACTGCTAATAAACCTCAATTTGAGCACAAGCCCGTCAGTCCATTGTGGCTTTGGGGCAATTTTTTGATGGCGAGGTTCCAGCTGGTCCGGGTCAAAGTGAGCTGGACAGTACTTTTGGCTCTGGCCCACCTCACGTACCTGCTATTTGGCGCCATCATCTTCCAGATCCTGGAGCGAGAGGCTGAGAGAAACAACCGAAACCACTTCCAACTGGAGAAGCTGAATTTCTTGGCTAATTACACTTGTTTGGATGGACCAGCCTTGGAGAAGTTTGTTCAGGTCTGACTTGTTTTTGTTCCCGTCTGTTAAACTGCTTTTGACCAACCCTGAATGGGATAATTGACAGAAAACATGGTCAATGTAGTTGTAACCCTGACAGTTTGTCAATACAATATTGTGTTAATCACTCTGCAAATATGAAGTAAGAGGGGTAAAGGAAACATGGAACCATCAATTTTATTAGAACCaaagtactgtacatactaACAAAGAGCTAAGTGGTTAACTACCAGGCTAAATCAATGAAGAATCATTCATGTCATTCATGTTACTATGTACCAATtgttatgacgtttcattaatttgtttaaaagCTGTGAATCTGATGACTGATGCTTTAAAGGCTCACAGCCTATATAGGTCTtcttgctatgatatgctatgaTGTACTAACCAACATTATAGTTCATATATTTCAGTATATTTCAGTTTGGTAAAACATTACTATATAAGGAATAATTGAATGACTGTGCTGGTGCATTCACAGGTGATTTTAGACGCCTGGGAAAGGGGTGTGAATCCCTCGGGCAACTCCACTAACCCCAGTAATTGGGATTTCAGCAGCTCCTTCTTTTTTGCCGGCACTGTGGTCACCACTATAGGTGAGAGCCTTGTACCGGTTGAATCTTTTTAAATGTCTTGCTTGTGTTGAATGTCCTATCCTCCCACGGTCCACAGGGTATGGCAACCTCTCTCCCAGCACCGTGTGTGGTCAAGTGTTCTGTGTGTTCTATGCCTTGTGTGGCATCCCACTCAACCTGACCTTCCTCAAACAACTGGGCAAGTGTCTCACCCTTCACTTAGGTCGCTTGGAGAAAGGGATGGTCTCTGTGGTTCCACATAAGGTAAATGGACCTATGAAGTAGTTTATGCCAAATGATGATGCTTTGAAGTGTATTTGTTTTGCTGAGTTTTAAAAACAATGTGTTTCCTGTGCTATAGGCTTTGGCGGTCATCTCCTTCTTCGTCGCGGGTAGCCTGCTGTTTTTGGTCATCCCTCCTCTTCTCTTCAGTTATGTAGAAGGTTGGACGTTTGGCGAAGGATTCTACTTCGCTTTCATTACGCTCAGCACCATTGGGTTTGGAGATTATGTGGTGGGTGAGTATCCTTAGACTATGTGAGGAAAGGGCGTTGGTAGTGTAGTGCAGGGCTGACCCGCCCTATATGCAGAATACGTGCTGTGAATAGGGCCCCATGATACACGGGGGACACATTTTGCATAAGGGGCACATTATCGGCAAATGTTCAAAGGATGTGCATTGCTTTAGTGAAGCATTGAGCACCAAGTCAGTCACTGGTCTTGTAATGGTACAGGAATCCTATGGAATCCTAGGAATCCTTTACTCATCAcaatcaggtctggaaccaattaattgtgATAAACAAGAtattactatatactgtatagtgcaGTATATTGTCACTTAACACTTAGACATAcgtagacatagactttctttattgtcattgcacaataacacagcagtgaaattgccaaagaaatgtcgttgcctggctcctgtgtaataataaataataaataataaataataaataataaataataaataataaataataaataataaataataaataatagataataaataataaataataaataataaataataaataataaataataaataataaataataaataataaaattaagatatgcctttattcgtccctcagtggggaaataaataataaataataaataataaataataaataataaataataaataataaataataaataataaataataaataataaataataaataataaataataaatagattacatcaaatatgaacaatgtacagcgtaaactgtaatttgtacaaataattcagaataaataacaataatttaaagttttagTTAtgtgtgtgggcaggtagaggggcttatttggcattgagcagtctgatggccagggggaagtagctgtcgctaaacctggttgttctacagcggatgctgcagagccttctgcccgatgccaggcgagaaaacagtccatgctgggggtgtggggggccagagtagatccgacgggCTCTTGATACACAGCgggtgtttgctatgtccttaatgggggggagcgggGTCCCAATTGAAGTATCAGCAACTTTTGTGCTACAGTAAAATGTATCTATAATGTACACtgctcagattttttttttcttgcaggtACCGACCCAGGCAAGGATTACATATCTCTGTACCGTAGCCTGGCAGGCATATGGATCATATTTGCTTTGGCCTGGCTTGCCCTTATCCTCAGCTTGGGAACCAGGATAATGGCGTATATAGTTGGCCTGACACATCCAGGTATTaagaaagaagaggaggaggaggaggatgtgtCATCCAATAAACGGGAGAACACCTCAAAGATCTGATACGTGATGTGAAATCCATTCATTGTAGGTCACTGGCAGCGTAGTGGTACACACAACTGACTACAGCCAGCGTGGGATTGATTACCGCTGATTGACTGTAGGTGTGTTGACGAGCTACCAGTCCAGCAGTACACCACAACAAATCTTTCACCCTTTTTGTCATTCATGTTGTACTTTTGCctatatgaatttattattttttgtgttgtgttgctaaGAAAAACACTACAAGTCTACCTCAGTAAGCCAGTAAGCGTCACCATACTGTATAAACCAGCGGTCTCCATTGAGGGTAGTTGGACAGTTGGACACAAGTTTGAAGTTTGTAATATAGATGATTGTATATTTGGTCTGAACAGTCTGGGAAAATATAACAAGTGTGAAGAAAACTGGCATTGCAGGGCTGATAGAGGCAAACAAATGTAGGTCATAAATTctaagctatctgaacaaaaaacatggaggtctcagctttgtgttataggtgacGTATCAAATTAGTGGACGATCCAACACCATAATACAGTGAAAcattggttagtgtcattcattTGCTCCAAAAGACCTGACTCCAAACAAAATGGACATTAATTGAttcaacatttaaggttacttttaccttcaacTGTTTCTTGACGTGATTGTCAacaaagacacaatatggcagcgagatcaaccactGCCTCCttcctgtttttaaatgagttatttcttgaattcagtagtgtttttCTCCACAATACTATAAACCCAAATGGAGCCAAATAAAGTTCTAGTACCataattttgacaaaatgagaaacTATTGATTGAAGAAAAAACTCATGGCGAAACAGGAAGATGGCGTATGTGGCGTCTCGCTGCAAACACGTGTTCTGTCTTTGGCAACAGTTGTCTTCAATCTTCCTTCCTAGAAAACCTCTTTCTGACCTAAGTCTGaccttctatgccacttatcctcactagggtagcaggggtatgctggagcctaccccagctgactttgggcaagaggtggggtatatcctggactggtgccagccaatcacagacctttatatttatatcacctatgctgttccttttttttttttactttcagatTCATACTTCTTGTGGTGGCTAttttctcatcagtgtaacacaATGTAACGCAACTGACAGTGACGAGTGTTGACTTCTACATATACCGTAACATATCTTTTAATGTGTTTTCTGCTtgacttatatttgtattttacttgatttagccacttttacgtttgaaaatgcttaatttaggcaaaaaatatgtaaaatttgcttaagtatgaatatttttgattaataataggccatagacAACCACAAAACGGAAAATTTGAAGTGCAATGTGGCATGGGAcaactgtattttattaacaaTTTTAGTTTGACAACATGCCCAGGGCCAATAAAAAGCAAGTTGGTCCttggggccgcactttggacacctctggtaTAAACAAAAGGGTGGAATCTTGTAATACTTTgattttatatgtttgtgttaTTCTCAGTGATTTTATACACTTGTGTACACTGTTTGTTGTAATACAGCATATTACAGGAGAAAGTTGAGTTTGTAAACATGTAATgtactttaacattattaggggCACCTCCACCATCTTTTGGGATAAAGACATacctctcagtatgatgcagtgcgcacccataataatatatattactaaTTGTAATACCACTCTAATAGTGCCAATGAAGACTcaacattattatctttgttaaAGCCAATCTCTTAATGGAGCTTGTACAATTTAGTAGGTGTACATAGCAGCGTAGCCGGTGACTTTACTGTATACCCGGACGCCAAcatctgtgtttgtgtgctgaTGGGAAACTCCAGCAAACTGAGCATGTTTGGGCTATCTAAAGCAAACACATTAATCAGGATGCCAGGTCGCCTGAGAGCACATTAGAAGCAGAGGAGATCCCAGGTGgcaaaaaaggagaaaagtggCTTTTACCTCTGATGGCGTCCATTTTTATTCAGGCCAGATACACATCGGGTGCAGGAACAGCAAGGATCTAGTCATGGAGTCTGATTGGAAAAAATGGCGGTACAACCTGAGGATGGACAGGAGAGACGAGAGGACGAGGACGAACCAAGCATAGATACAGCAACAACTGTTGCAATAGtgcaatataatatattgtgtaatattagtaataaagTTAGTAATAATGTATAAGAAAGACAAAGTTGATGACATTGATAAAACTGAAGCCAAGGGATGAGCAAAGATGCTAGTGTGTGTGACAGATTTCATGTGGTAAGATTTGGCACTTGGAGCTGATGCGGACCCCCAGCGCTCAGCCAGAGACACCTGTGGATCTCCGATGGATCCACCACCTGACAGGTCATGACTGGGACTAATCCAGATGTCTCCCCCAACCGCTATGTATAGGTAAGGGGCAGAGCATCAGTTCCTGTGATGTGACTATTTGCCCTTTCTGCGTTCTATTCTTTGCATTGGTCACATCCAGCATCTCTCCCTCTTCTCACTCTTCTCCTTTCTCTGCACCACATTTGCATGGCAGGCCTCTGATGTGATTGAAAGAGTAGCTCAGGTGTGAGGTTTTATTTGCCTTTGcattgtcaagtcaagtcaagtcgcATGTTTTGTTGTCCACAGCAGGAGAGCCGCTCCTGGAGTTTACCCTAAAATTCTTCCAAATGGGCCTCaaggaaatattccatttggcCCGAGTGCCTTCCATCCTTATGCTGGGCTTGGTTTATGTACTCTACATCTTTATCGGTGGTGTGGTGTTTTGGAAGCTGGAGGGAGATCTCGGACAAAAGGACATCAGCCTTTTGTTGACGAGCAAGCAAAAGTTGTTGTCGACGTACACGTGTCTGGACCAAGATGGCCTTGAGAAAGTGGCTCAGGTGAGGAACACTATTACTAATAATTAGGTGGAAGCTTAATTAgttaaatcatatttaataGGTTTTgactgtaataaaataaaaggacAGCAATGCAAAAATTGACATGTTAAGAGAGTAACAcacggctggcgaccagtccggggtgtaccccgcctctcgcccgaagacagctaggataggctccagcacccctgcgaccctcgtgaggataagcggtagaaaatgaattaatga
The sequence above is drawn from the Doryrhamphus excisus isolate RoL2022-K1 chromosome 13, RoL_Dexc_1.0, whole genome shotgun sequence genome and encodes:
- the LOC131140393 gene encoding potassium channel subfamily K member 16-like, with product MLLRLFPTANKPQFEHKPVSPLWLWGNFLMARFQLVRVKVSWTVLLALAHLTYLLFGAIIFQILEREAERNNRNHFQLEKLNFLANYTCLDGPALEKFVQVILDAWERGVNPSGNSTNPSNWDFSSSFFFAGTVVTTIGYGNLSPSTVCGQVFCVFYALCGIPLNLTFLKQLGKCLTLHLGRLEKGMVSVVPHKALAVISFFVAGSLLFLVIPPLLFSYVEGWTFGEGFYFAFITLSTIGFGDYVVGTDPGKDYISLYRSLAGIWIIFALAWLALILSLGTRIMAYIVGLTHPGIKKEEEEEEDVSSNKRENTSKI